Proteins encoded in a region of the Streptomyces sp. NBC_00258 genome:
- a CDS encoding 6-phospho-beta-glucosidase yields the protein MKLAVVGGGSTYTPELIDGFARLRDTLPIEELVLVDPALDRLELVGGLARRIFAKQGHPGRVTTTDDLDAGVEGADAVLLQLRVGGQAARNEDETWPLECGCVGQETTGAGGLAKALRTVPVVLDIAERVRRANPDAWIIDFTNPVGIVTRALLQAGHKVVGLCNVAIGFQRKFAGMLGVTPGDVHLDHVGLNHLTWETGVRLGGPEGENVLPKLLAEHGDTLADTLRLPHEILDRLGVVPSYYLRYFYAHDEVVRELGTKPSRAAEVAEMERELLKMYGDPELDEKPALLAKRGGAYYSEAAVDLAASLLGAGGSTYQVVNTYNRGTLPFLPDDAVIEVQAAVGHSGATPLPVAPVDPLYAGLMANVTAYEDLALEAALRGGRERVFRALLAHPLVGQYAYAEGLTDRLIAHNREHLAWA from the coding sequence ATGAAACTCGCAGTAGTGGGCGGGGGCTCCACCTACACCCCTGAACTCATCGACGGATTCGCGAGGCTGAGGGACACCCTGCCCATAGAGGAGCTGGTGCTCGTCGACCCCGCTCTCGACCGTCTCGAACTCGTCGGCGGTCTTGCCCGGCGCATCTTCGCCAAGCAGGGGCACCCCGGCCGCGTCACCACGACCGACGATCTCGACGCGGGTGTCGAGGGCGCCGACGCGGTGCTGCTCCAGCTCCGCGTCGGCGGGCAGGCCGCCCGCAACGAGGACGAGACCTGGCCGTTGGAGTGCGGCTGCGTCGGCCAGGAGACGACCGGAGCCGGCGGCCTCGCCAAGGCGCTGCGTACGGTCCCGGTGGTGCTCGACATCGCCGAGCGCGTACGGCGTGCCAACCCGGACGCCTGGATCATCGACTTCACCAACCCCGTCGGCATCGTGACCCGCGCCCTGCTCCAGGCCGGTCACAAGGTGGTCGGACTGTGCAACGTGGCGATCGGATTCCAGCGGAAGTTCGCCGGAATGCTGGGGGTCACCCCCGGCGATGTGCACCTGGACCATGTGGGCCTCAACCACCTCACCTGGGAGACCGGTGTGCGTCTCGGCGGCCCCGAGGGCGAGAACGTCCTGCCCAAGCTGCTCGCCGAGCACGGCGACACCCTCGCCGACACCCTGCGCCTGCCGCACGAGATCCTCGACCGGCTGGGCGTCGTCCCGTCCTACTACCTGCGCTACTTCTACGCGCACGACGAGGTCGTACGAGAACTGGGTACGAAGCCGTCGCGGGCCGCGGAAGTGGCGGAGATGGAGCGGGAGTTGCTGAAGATGTACGGCGACCCGGAGCTGGACGAGAAGCCGGCGCTGCTCGCCAAGAGGGGCGGGGCCTACTACTCCGAGGCGGCCGTCGACCTCGCCGCCTCGCTGCTCGGCGCGGGCGGAAGCACCTACCAGGTGGTGAACACATACAACCGCGGGACGCTGCCGTTCCTGCCCGACGACGCCGTGATCGAGGTGCAGGCCGCGGTCGGGCACTCGGGGGCGACCCCGCTGCCGGTGGCCCCGGTGGACCCGCTGTACGCGGGGCTGATGGCGAACGTCACCGCGTACGAGGACCTGGCCCTGGAGGCCGCGCTGCGCGGCGGGCGCGAGCGGGTGTTCCGGGCGCTGCTCGCCCATCCCCTGGTGGGCCAGTACGCGTACGCCGAGGGCCTCACCGACCGGCTGATCGCGCACAACCGGGAGCACCTCGCGTGGGCGTGA
- a CDS encoding carbohydrate ABC transporter permease, whose product MSTLTLRSKRRRSALRTAAFMSPWLIGFSVFFAYPLISTVYFSFMKYDGFGVPEFRGLENWNYVFNDYPMFWPALRNTLWLVLVMVTLRVAFGLGIGLLITKIKTGTGVFRTLFYLPYLAPPVAATLAFVFLLNPGTGPVNSVLGDLGLPTPGWFTDAAWSKPALTMLALWGVGDLMVIFMAALLDVPKEQYEAAELDGASAWHRFRFVTLPNISPIVMFAVVTGVIQTMQYYTQPLVAGKVASGIIGGSGQQFEPGYPDKSTLTLPQLVYNLGFQRFDYGSACVVALVLFALSMVFTAFLMRRRGGLIQAGD is encoded by the coding sequence ATGTCCACGCTCACTCTGCGTTCGAAGCGCCGCAGGTCGGCGCTTCGGACGGCCGCGTTCATGTCGCCGTGGCTGATCGGCTTCAGCGTCTTCTTCGCGTATCCGCTGATCTCGACCGTGTACTTCTCGTTCATGAAGTACGACGGCTTCGGTGTCCCCGAGTTCAGGGGTCTTGAGAACTGGAACTACGTCTTCAACGACTACCCCATGTTCTGGCCCGCGCTGCGCAACACCCTGTGGCTGGTGCTCGTCATGGTCACCCTGCGGGTCGCCTTCGGCCTGGGCATCGGCCTGTTGATCACGAAGATCAAGACGGGCACGGGTGTGTTCCGCACCCTCTTCTACCTGCCCTACCTGGCGCCGCCCGTCGCGGCGACGCTGGCCTTCGTCTTCCTGCTCAACCCGGGTACGGGGCCGGTCAACTCGGTCCTCGGTGACCTCGGACTGCCGACGCCCGGCTGGTTCACGGACGCCGCGTGGTCCAAGCCCGCCCTCACCATGCTGGCCCTGTGGGGCGTCGGCGACCTGATGGTCATCTTCATGGCCGCGCTCCTCGACGTACCGAAGGAGCAGTACGAGGCCGCCGAGCTGGACGGCGCGTCCGCCTGGCACCGGTTCCGGTTCGTGACGCTGCCGAACATCTCACCGATCGTCATGTTCGCGGTGGTCACCGGTGTGATCCAGACGATGCAGTACTACACGCAGCCGCTGGTCGCGGGGAAGGTCGCCTCCGGGATCATCGGCGGCTCGGGCCAGCAGTTCGAACCGGGATACCCCGACAAGTCGACGCTCACCCTGCCGCAGCTCGTCTACAACCTCGGCTTCCAGCGCTTCGACTACGGCTCCGCGTGCGTGGTCGCGCTGGTGCTGTTCGCCCTGTCCATGGTGTTCACCGCGTTCCTGATGCGGCGCCGGGGCGGTCTCATCCAGGCAGGTGACTGA
- a CDS encoding carbohydrate ABC transporter permease, with protein MTQVLDKPVELGTPPVTPAERTARRRALLEWIAVHALGVAAALFFVLPFVFVVLTSLMSDNQTLTRDLIPDTWEWGNYAKVFDTPGFLTWWKNTLLYAGGGTVLTVVSSIPVAYALAKFRFRGRNLSLMLVISMMMLPPQVIIIPMYLFWAKQLDLSGTLWPLIIPMAFGDAFSIFLLRQFLMTIPNEYIDAAKVDGCGDFRTLLKVVLPMAKPGIAAVALFQFFYAWNDYFGPQIYASENPGAWTLSYGLESFKGAHHTDWNLTMAATVLVMAPVILVFFFAQKAFVEGVTLTGVKG; from the coding sequence ATGACCCAAGTACTCGACAAGCCCGTGGAGTTGGGGACGCCGCCGGTCACACCCGCGGAGCGGACCGCCCGCCGCAGGGCGCTCCTCGAATGGATCGCCGTGCACGCGCTCGGCGTCGCGGCGGCACTGTTCTTCGTCCTGCCCTTCGTGTTCGTCGTCCTCACCTCCCTGATGAGCGACAACCAGACCCTCACCAGGGACCTGATCCCGGACACCTGGGAGTGGGGCAACTACGCGAAGGTCTTCGACACGCCCGGCTTCCTCACCTGGTGGAAGAACACCCTTCTGTACGCGGGTGGCGGCACCGTCCTGACGGTGGTGTCCAGCATTCCGGTGGCGTACGCGCTCGCCAAGTTCCGCTTCCGTGGCCGGAACCTGTCGTTGATGCTGGTCATCTCCATGATGATGCTGCCGCCGCAGGTCATCATCATCCCGATGTACCTGTTCTGGGCGAAGCAACTGGATCTGTCGGGCACCCTGTGGCCACTGATCATCCCGATGGCGTTCGGGGACGCGTTCTCCATCTTCCTGCTGCGGCAGTTCCTGATGACGATCCCGAACGAGTACATCGACGCGGCGAAGGTCGACGGCTGCGGTGACTTCAGGACCCTGCTGAAGGTCGTCCTGCCGATGGCCAAGCCGGGCATCGCCGCCGTCGCGCTCTTCCAGTTCTTCTACGCCTGGAACGACTACTTCGGACCGCAGATCTACGCGTCCGAGAATCCCGGCGCCTGGACCCTGAGCTACGGCCTGGAGTCCTTCAAGGGCGCGCACCACACCGACTGGAATCTGACGATGGCCGCGACCGTCCTGGTCATGGCCCCCGTGATCCTCGTGTTCTTCTTCGCGCAGAAGGCGTTCGTCGAGGGCGTCACGCTCACCGGAGTGAAGGGCTGA
- a CDS encoding N-acetylglucosamine kinase, protein MGVTATVLAVDAGNSKTDVAVVADDGSVLATARAGGFRPPVVGIREAVDTVAGAVGRAFAAAGVDSVNHVSACLANADLPVEEEQLAAALHARAWGTTVEVRNDTFAILRAGVEEPRGVAVVCGAGINCVGMRPDGRVARFPALGRISGDWGGGWGLSEEALWHGARAEDGRGGPTALARTLPAHFGLGSMYELIEALHLEHIEHARRHELTPVLFATAADGDPVARALVDRLADEVTSMSVVALTRLDLLDEETPVLLGGGVLAARHPQLDDRIRELLAERAPKAVPRVVTARPVLGSALLGLDHEGAPALAHARVREFYERV, encoded by the coding sequence GTGGGCGTGACCGCAACTGTCCTCGCCGTCGACGCGGGGAACAGCAAGACCGACGTCGCGGTCGTGGCCGACGACGGAAGCGTGCTCGCCACGGCACGCGCCGGCGGGTTCCGGCCGCCCGTCGTCGGCATCCGGGAGGCGGTCGACACGGTCGCGGGCGCCGTCGGCCGGGCCTTCGCCGCGGCGGGCGTCGACTCCGTGAACCATGTCTCGGCGTGTCTGGCCAACGCGGATCTGCCCGTGGAGGAGGAGCAGTTGGCGGCCGCGCTGCACGCGCGCGCGTGGGGGACGACGGTGGAGGTCCGCAACGACACCTTCGCGATCCTGCGGGCCGGTGTGGAGGAGCCGCGCGGTGTGGCCGTGGTGTGCGGCGCGGGCATCAACTGCGTGGGCATGCGGCCCGACGGCCGGGTCGCCCGGTTCCCCGCCCTGGGGCGTATCTCCGGTGACTGGGGCGGGGGCTGGGGTCTCTCCGAGGAGGCGCTGTGGCACGGGGCACGGGCCGAGGACGGGCGGGGCGGTCCGACCGCGCTGGCCCGCACCCTCCCCGCGCACTTCGGCCTGGGCTCCATGTACGAGTTGATCGAGGCCCTGCACCTGGAACACATCGAGCACGCGCGGCGCCACGAGCTGACGCCGGTCCTTTTCGCCACTGCGGCGGACGGCGACCCCGTGGCCCGCGCGCTCGTCGACCGGCTCGCGGACGAGGTCACGTCCATGTCGGTCGTCGCCCTGACCCGTCTCGACCTGCTCGACGAGGAGACCCCGGTCCTGCTCGGCGGGGGCGTCCTGGCCGCCCGCCACCCCCAACTCGACGACCGGATAAGGGAACTGCTGGCCGAGCGCGCCCCCAAGGCCGTACCCCGCGTCGTCACCGCTCGGCCGGTCCTCGGATCCGCCCTCCTCGGACTCGACCACGAGGGTGCCCCGGCCCTGGCGCACGCCCGCGTGCGGGAGTTTTACGAGAGGGTCTGA
- a CDS encoding serine/threonine-protein kinase encodes MVGSPPTGITGGGRSGSRSSRSASSRSSSRASSRASSRSSQSRRSVSGRLSRSVSGRTTGRSVSVRSSGSTAGSSGRGRLGVGLVQVPDVPRPDPRVMIQENPEVPERKRFCSRSDCGAPVGRSRGERSGRTEGFCTKCGHPYSFVPKLQTGDIVHGQYEVVGCLAHGGLGWVYLAVDRAVSDRWVVLKGLLDTGDQDAMEAAISERRFLAEIEHSNIVRIYNFVEHLDQRTGSLDGYIVMEYVGGKSLKEIANGRRTATGKRDPLPVEQACAYGIEALEALGHLHSRNLLYCDFKVDNAIQTEDQLKLIDMGAVRRMDDDESAIYGTVGYQAPEVADVGPSVASDLYTVARTLAVLTFDFQGYTNVFVDSLPDPDNIEVFRTYESFYRLLVRATDPDPARRFASAQEMAEQLTGVLREVVSVQTGRARPSLSTLFGPELKVTDTELFSSLAGDVSRLGVRIDPVRGKKGAPALTAGANGTSGTNGAGAAGGASGTAGANGTPFLPPASAAARASLLKPLNTAAAALALPVPRVDPGDPNAGFLAGLMTSAPAELITALHAAPAGSLELRLRELRARLEMGELDQATRTLEALEADHPDDWRVVWYRGVAALATGDHEVAAVSFDAIYDAFPGEPAPKLALGVCAEVLGQLDNAAEYYRLVWTTDPSYVSTAFGLARVQLAAGDRRGSVRTLESVPEASIHYTAARVAAVRARLRQRLAETAPPPPGPPALGTSGTAVPAAGVPGTGVPGPALSGAGIPDAPFLDDLTSAAAQVEALDGYGLDAVRREQLSTEVLGCALDWVLSGSQGSAPPSTGSRTVLLGSDLDERGLRFGLERSYRTLARLAQRGEERIDLVERANRYRPRTWV; translated from the coding sequence ATGGTGGGCTCACCGCCGACCGGGATCACCGGGGGCGGCAGGAGCGGTTCGCGGAGTTCGCGCAGCGCCAGTTCGCGCTCCAGCTCCCGCGCCTCCTCACGCGCCTCGTCGCGGTCGTCCCAGTCGCGGCGCTCGGTGTCGGGCCGTCTCTCGCGCTCGGTGTCGGGCCGCACCACGGGCCGTTCGGTGTCGGTGCGCAGCTCCGGCTCGACCGCCGGGTCCTCGGGGCGCGGCCGGCTCGGCGTCGGCCTGGTGCAGGTCCCGGACGTGCCGCGGCCCGACCCGCGCGTGATGATCCAGGAGAACCCCGAGGTCCCCGAGCGCAAGCGGTTCTGCTCGCGCTCCGACTGCGGTGCGCCGGTGGGGCGTTCGCGCGGCGAGCGGTCCGGCCGCACGGAGGGTTTCTGCACCAAGTGCGGCCACCCGTACTCGTTCGTGCCGAAGCTGCAGACCGGCGACATCGTGCACGGCCAGTACGAGGTCGTGGGCTGCCTCGCGCACGGCGGGCTCGGCTGGGTCTATCTCGCCGTCGACCGTGCGGTGTCCGACCGCTGGGTGGTCCTCAAGGGCCTCCTCGACACGGGCGACCAGGACGCGATGGAGGCCGCGATCTCCGAGCGCCGCTTCCTCGCCGAGATCGAGCACTCCAACATCGTGCGGATCTACAACTTCGTGGAGCACCTCGACCAGCGGACGGGTTCGCTGGACGGGTACATCGTCATGGAGTACGTCGGCGGCAAGTCCCTCAAGGAGATCGCCAACGGCCGCCGCACGGCGACCGGCAAACGCGACCCGCTGCCGGTGGAACAGGCCTGCGCGTACGGCATCGAGGCGCTCGAGGCCCTCGGCCATCTGCACAGCCGCAACCTCCTGTACTGCGACTTCAAGGTCGACAACGCGATACAGACCGAGGACCAGCTCAAGCTGATCGACATGGGCGCGGTGCGCAGGATGGACGACGACGAGTCGGCCATCTACGGCACGGTCGGCTACCAGGCGCCGGAGGTCGCCGACGTCGGCCCGTCGGTCGCCTCGGACCTCTACACGGTCGCCCGCACGCTGGCGGTCCTGACCTTCGACTTCCAGGGCTACACGAACGTGTTCGTGGACTCCCTGCCCGACCCCGACAACATCGAGGTCTTCCGCACGTACGAGTCCTTCTACCGGCTCCTCGTGCGCGCCACCGACCCCGACCCGGCCCGCCGGTTCGCCTCCGCGCAGGAGATGGCCGAGCAGCTCACGGGTGTGCTGCGCGAGGTCGTCTCCGTGCAGACGGGGCGCGCCCGTCCCTCGCTGTCCACCCTGTTCGGACCCGAACTGAAGGTCACGGACACGGAGTTGTTCAGCTCACTGGCCGGCGACGTGTCGCGACTTGGCGTGCGGATCGATCCCGTACGGGGGAAGAAGGGCGCGCCCGCGCTGACGGCCGGGGCGAACGGAACGAGCGGCACGAACGGGGCGGGGGCTGCCGGCGGAGCGAGCGGGACCGCAGGGGCGAACGGCACGCCGTTCCTCCCGCCGGCCTCCGCGGCCGCTCGGGCCTCCCTCCTCAAGCCGCTGAACACCGCCGCCGCGGCCCTCGCGCTGCCGGTGCCGCGGGTGGACCCGGGCGACCCGAACGCCGGGTTCCTGGCCGGGCTGATGACGTCCGCACCGGCCGAGCTGATCACCGCGCTGCACGCCGCGCCCGCCGGTTCCCTGGAGCTGCGGCTGCGCGAGCTGCGGGCGCGCCTGGAGATGGGCGAGCTCGACCAGGCGACCAGGACGCTCGAAGCCCTGGAAGCGGACCATCCCGACGACTGGCGGGTGGTCTGGTACCGGGGCGTGGCGGCGCTCGCGACCGGCGACCACGAGGTCGCGGCGGTGTCCTTCGACGCGATCTACGACGCGTTCCCCGGCGAGCCGGCGCCCAAGCTGGCCCTCGGCGTGTGCGCGGAGGTCCTCGGACAGCTGGACAACGCCGCCGAGTACTACCGCCTGGTGTGGACCACCGACCCCAGCTATGTGAGCACCGCGTTCGGCCTGGCCCGCGTCCAGCTGGCGGCGGGCGACCGCCGTGGCTCCGTACGGACGCTGGAGTCGGTGCCGGAGGCGTCGATCCACTACACGGCGGCCCGGGTCGCCGCCGTCCGGGCACGGCTGCGCCAGCGGCTGGCCGAGACGGCGCCGCCCCCACCGGGCCCACCGGCTCTGGGTACGTCCGGTACGGCGGTGCCCGCAGCGGGCGTACCCGGTACGGGAGTTCCCGGGCCGGCGCTGTCCGGTGCGGGGATTCCCGACGCCCCGTTCCTGGACGACCTGACCTCGGCCGCGGCCCAGGTCGAGGCGCTGGACGGGTACGGTCTGGACGCGGTGCGCCGCGAGCAGTTGTCCACAGAGGTCCTTGGTTGCGCCCTGGACTGGGTACTCTCCGGTAGCCAGGGTTCCGCCCCGCCGAGCACTGGGTCGCGGACCGTACTGCTCGGCAGCGACCTGGACGAGCGGGGCCTGCGCTTCGGTCTGGAGCGCTCGTACCGGACACTGGCCCGGCTCGCCCAGCGTGGCGAGGAGAGGATCGATCTGGTGGAGCGCGCCAACCGCTACCGCCCCCGGACGTGGGTGTAA
- a CDS encoding glutamate ABC transporter substrate-binding protein, whose protein sequence is MNARRLRTSLRGWGGVGAMAVVCALAAVFALLLPVTQSREDGGTGVDGQGVARGEQARAEECVDPEDQSLAPDSGPQDGATVQKIKQDGYLTVGVDQNSYRFGYRDPNSTSKTATLEGFDIDLVHAIADEILGKKDAEVRFKAIPTSERIPAIQDGKVDMVVRTMTINCDRLEDVAFSSPYFETGQQVLAPKKSDVTGYDKSLAGKRICTAKGSTAFDALTAGKQDGRLVASADFEKRTVPNQLDCLVRLQLGEVDAVVTDGALAASQAAQDPTVQLKGEPFTDEYYGVAMKKDATDLIRRVNQILVDYRKADWQKSYDTWLAGTLGKGDGPPAVQYK, encoded by the coding sequence ATGAACGCACGGCGTTTGCGGACCAGTCTGAGGGGCTGGGGCGGGGTGGGTGCGATGGCGGTCGTCTGCGCCCTCGCGGCGGTGTTCGCTCTCCTGCTGCCGGTGACCCAGAGCCGCGAGGACGGCGGCACGGGTGTCGACGGCCAGGGTGTGGCCCGGGGTGAGCAGGCGAGGGCCGAGGAGTGCGTGGACCCCGAGGACCAGAGCCTGGCACCGGACTCCGGCCCCCAGGACGGCGCGACGGTCCAGAAGATCAAGCAGGACGGCTATCTGACGGTCGGCGTCGACCAGAACAGCTACCGCTTCGGCTACCGCGACCCGAACAGCACGTCGAAGACCGCCACGTTGGAGGGCTTCGACATCGACCTGGTGCATGCGATCGCGGACGAGATCCTCGGCAAGAAGGACGCCGAGGTCCGCTTCAAGGCCATCCCGACCAGCGAGCGCATCCCGGCGATCCAGGACGGGAAGGTCGACATGGTGGTGCGCACCATGACGATCAACTGCGACCGGCTGGAGGACGTCGCCTTCTCGTCCCCCTACTTCGAGACCGGCCAGCAGGTGCTCGCCCCGAAGAAGTCGGACGTCACCGGGTACGACAAGTCGCTGGCGGGCAAGCGGATCTGCACGGCGAAGGGCTCCACCGCCTTCGACGCACTGACGGCGGGCAAGCAGGACGGCCGCCTCGTCGCGTCCGCCGACTTCGAGAAGCGCACCGTGCCGAACCAACTCGACTGCCTGGTGCGGCTGCAGCTCGGTGAGGTCGACGCCGTGGTCACCGACGGCGCGCTCGCCGCGAGCCAGGCCGCACAGGACCCGACGGTCCAGCTCAAGGGCGAGCCGTTCACGGACGAGTACTACGGCGTGGCGATGAAGAAGGACGCAACCGATCTGATACGCCGGGTCAACCAGATCCTGGTGGACTACCGCAAGGCCGACTGGCAGAAGTCGTACGACACCTGGCTCGCCGGGACGCTCGGCAAGGGCGACGGACCGCCCGCGGTCCAGTACAAGTAG
- a CDS encoding PP2C family serine/threonine-protein phosphatase, which translates to MMSQMPQLAACPSCEEPLESGDRFCGACGYDLTAVPAPPDDNPTVAVNGAAPRPPSAAASVDWPVAPEVDTSDTPAPVVLPTDIDGRESAGSDSPGVRFDRPAQPPSPPAAPPPLPSPAQAPQAAAPPAAQASTEPDEYPLAAPLPPEVPPADPRTADLPTPAAGLKVCVACRAGQVDRDGYCENCGHAQPRERDHMEQELGTVAAVSDRGLRHHRNEDAFTVSSTALSDGSPAVVAIVCDGVSSATRPDEASLAASRAANESLLAALPRGTHPQQAMHDAILAASEAVNSLADRSAPAHEHQPHVNAPACTIVGSVVTPSLLIVGWVGDSRAYWVPVDRSSPPARLTEDDSWAAQMVAAGLMSEAEAYADERAHAITGWLGADAYELEPHTASFKPDRPGVVVVCTDGLWNYAEAAEEMAEVIPPDAADRPLHSAQVLVGHALDGGGHDNVTVAVVPFPAPPQGAGSA; encoded by the coding sequence TTGATGTCGCAGATGCCTCAACTGGCCGCCTGCCCCAGCTGCGAGGAGCCGCTGGAGTCGGGGGACCGTTTCTGCGGTGCGTGCGGGTACGACCTGACCGCCGTACCCGCGCCACCGGACGACAACCCCACGGTCGCCGTCAACGGAGCTGCGCCACGGCCCCCTTCGGCGGCGGCGTCCGTGGACTGGCCGGTCGCCCCCGAGGTGGACACCTCGGACACACCCGCGCCCGTGGTCCTGCCGACGGACATCGACGGCCGCGAGTCGGCGGGCTCCGACAGCCCGGGCGTACGGTTCGACCGGCCCGCGCAGCCGCCGTCGCCCCCCGCCGCACCACCGCCGCTGCCCTCCCCCGCGCAGGCGCCACAGGCCGCCGCCCCACCTGCCGCGCAGGCGTCCACGGAGCCGGACGAGTACCCGCTCGCCGCGCCGCTGCCTCCCGAGGTGCCGCCCGCCGATCCGCGTACGGCCGACCTCCCGACGCCCGCCGCGGGCCTGAAGGTCTGTGTGGCCTGCCGCGCGGGCCAGGTCGACCGGGACGGCTACTGCGAGAACTGCGGGCACGCGCAGCCGCGCGAGCGCGACCACATGGAGCAGGAGCTGGGCACGGTGGCCGCGGTCAGCGACCGGGGTCTGCGCCACCACCGCAACGAGGACGCGTTCACGGTGTCCTCGACCGCGCTGTCCGACGGCTCGCCCGCGGTCGTCGCGATCGTGTGCGACGGCGTCTCCTCGGCGACCCGCCCCGACGAGGCCTCCCTGGCCGCCTCCCGCGCGGCCAACGAGTCCCTCCTGGCCGCCCTGCCGCGCGGCACGCACCCGCAGCAGGCGATGCACGACGCGATCCTCGCGGCCTCGGAGGCGGTCAACTCCCTGGCGGACCGCAGCGCTCCGGCCCACGAGCACCAGCCGCACGTGAACGCGCCCGCCTGCACCATCGTCGGCTCCGTCGTCACCCCAAGCCTGCTGATCGTCGGCTGGGTCGGCGACAGCCGCGCCTACTGGGTGCCCGTGGACCGGTCGTCACCCCCGGCCCGGCTCACCGAGGACGACTCCTGGGCCGCCCAGATGGTCGCCGCGGGCCTGATGAGCGAGGCCGAGGCGTACGCGGACGAGCGCGCCCACGCCATCACGGGCTGGCTCGGGGCGGACGCGTACGAACTGGAGCCGCACACCGCTTCCTTCAAGCCGGACCGGCCGGGTGTAGTGGTGGTGTGCACCGACGGACTGTGGAACTACGCGGAGGCGGCGGAGGAAATGGCCGAGGTCATCCCGCCCGACGCCGCGGACCGGCCGCTGCACAGCGCCCAGGTCCTGGTGGGCCACGCGCTGGACGGCGGGGGCCACGACAACGTAACAGTGGCCGTCGTGCCGTTCCCCGCCCCGCCGCAGGGGGCAGGATCGGCCTGA
- a CDS encoding ABC transporter substrate-binding protein has translation MPKMPRKAVLAAASIALLTTACTGQSDTGATDDPNASTTITFWHGWSAPAEVKAIQANIDRFEKEHPNIKVKVVGNINDDKLNQALRAGGSKGPDVVSSFTTSNIGKFCSSGAFADLKPFIEKSKLDLDKIIPKPMLEYTQFEGTRCAMPLLGDAYGLYYNKDAFEKAGIKAPPKTWSEFAEVAKKLTKTKGDSYQQLGFMPNYHGYETVVDHYMSQWDHAYFDKDGKSSIAEDPAFAEMFTYQKKLVDSLGGFQKLEKYRNTFGDEWGAKHPFQTGQVAMQLDGEWRLGMAKDAGVKFDIGTAPMPVADDEADEYGKGFLSGTIMGIAPQSKKQNAAWELVKYMTTDTEAVVAFANAIHNVPSTFAALKSPDLTVDPGFKTFLDIAQNPHSNTPPASVNGSTYQTTLQDFGYQYESGKAKDLKAGLKKTADQIDRDIEQAK, from the coding sequence ATGCCCAAAATGCCCAGGAAAGCGGTGCTCGCCGCCGCCTCGATAGCCCTTCTCACCACCGCGTGCACCGGCCAGTCGGACACCGGCGCCACGGACGACCCGAACGCCTCGACCACGATCACGTTCTGGCACGGCTGGAGCGCTCCCGCCGAGGTCAAGGCCATCCAGGCGAACATCGACCGCTTCGAGAAGGAACACCCCAACATCAAGGTGAAGGTCGTCGGCAACATCAACGACGACAAGCTCAACCAGGCGCTGCGCGCGGGTGGTTCCAAGGGCCCCGACGTGGTGTCGTCGTTCACCACGTCCAACATCGGCAAGTTCTGTTCGTCCGGCGCCTTCGCCGACCTCAAGCCGTTCATCGAGAAGTCGAAGCTCGACCTCGACAAGATCATTCCGAAGCCGATGCTGGAGTACACCCAGTTCGAGGGCACGCGCTGCGCGATGCCGCTGCTGGGCGACGCGTACGGCCTCTACTACAACAAGGACGCCTTCGAGAAGGCCGGCATCAAGGCGCCGCCGAAGACGTGGTCCGAGTTCGCCGAGGTCGCCAAGAAGCTGACGAAGACCAAGGGCGACTCGTACCAGCAGCTCGGCTTCATGCCGAACTACCACGGCTACGAGACGGTCGTGGACCACTACATGTCGCAGTGGGACCACGCCTACTTCGACAAGGACGGCAAGTCCAGCATCGCCGAGGACCCGGCGTTCGCCGAGATGTTCACGTACCAGAAGAAGCTCGTCGACAGCCTCGGCGGCTTCCAGAAGCTGGAGAAGTACCGCAACACCTTCGGTGACGAATGGGGCGCCAAGCACCCCTTCCAGACCGGCCAGGTGGCCATGCAGCTCGACGGCGAGTGGCGGCTCGGCATGGCCAAGGACGCGGGCGTGAAGTTCGACATCGGCACGGCTCCGATGCCCGTCGCCGACGACGAGGCCGACGAGTACGGCAAGGGCTTCCTCTCCGGCACGATCATGGGGATCGCGCCGCAGAGCAAGAAGCAGAACGCGGCCTGGGAGCTGGTGAAGTACATGACGACCGACACCGAGGCCGTCGTCGCCTTCGCCAACGCCATCCACAACGTGCCGTCCACGTTCGCCGCGCTGAAGTCGCCCGACCTGACGGTCGACCCGGGCTTCAAGACCTTCCTGGACATCGCGCAGAACCCGCACTCGAACACCCCGCCGGCCTCCGTCAACGGCTCGACGTACCAGACGACCCTGCAGGACTTCGGCTACCAGTACGAGTCCGGCAAGGCGAAGGATCTCAAGGCCGGTCTGAAGAAGACGGCCGACCAGATCGACCGTGACATCGAGCAGGCGAAGTAG